Proteins from one Drosophila gunungcola strain Sukarami chromosome 3R, Dgunungcola_SK_2, whole genome shotgun sequence genomic window:
- the LOC128258141 gene encoding histone-arginine methyltransferase METTL23 has protein sequence MRFHMKSGSEDNDIVAATATAEHIRKFVFSGSPAERLEIKIPELLQGAYSFYTWPCAPVLAHFLWERRQTLAGKRILELGSGTALPGILAAKCRAQVVLTDNCILPKSLAHIRKSCLANQLQPGVDIDVVGLSWGLLLNSVFRLPPLDLIIAADCFYDPSVFEDIVVTVAFLLERNAGAKFIFTYQERSADWSIEALLKKWKLQALPVSMDDIGKESGVDLLEFMGGHTIHLLEITRVESGGTINSI, from the exons ATGCGTTTCCACATGAAGAGCGGCAGCGAGGACAACGACATTGTGGCAGCCACAGCCACCGCCGAGCACATCCGTAAGTTCGTTTTCAGCGGATCCCCCGCCGAGCGACTGGAGATCAAAATACCCGAG CTGCTCCAGGGAGCGTACTCCTTCTACACGTGGCCTTGTGCCCCAGTACTAGCCCACTTTCTTTGGGAACGACGACAGACACTGGCCGGAAAGCGCATTCTGGAGCTGGGGAGCGGCACCGCCCTGCCCGGCATTCTGGCCGCCAAGTGCCGCGCCCAGGTGGTGCTCACCGACAACTGCATCCTGCCCAAGTCGCTGGCCCACATCCGCAAGTCCTGCCTGGCCAACCAGCTGCAGCCGGGCGTGGACATCGATGTGGTGGGCCTGAGTTGGGGCCTACTGCTGAACAGCGTGTTCCGACTCCCACCTCTGGACCTCATCATTGCCGCCGACTGCTTTTACGATCCTAGTGTTTTCGAGGACATTGTGGTAACGGTGGCCTTTCTGCTGGAACGGAATGCCGGGGCCAAGTTCATATTCACATACCAGGAGCGGAGCGCCGACTGGTCCATCGAGGCGCTGCTCAAGAAGTGGAAACTGCAGGCATTGCCCGTCAGCATGGACGACATTGGCAAGGAGTCGGGCGTGGATCTGCTCGAGTTTATGGGCGGACACACCATACACCTGCTTGAAATAACGCGCGTCGAAAGCGGCGGCACAATAAATTCTATATAA
- the LOC128252518 gene encoding LOW QUALITY PROTEIN: protein mini spindles (The sequence of the model RefSeq protein was modified relative to this genomic sequence to represent the inferred CDS: inserted 1 base in 1 codon) yields MAEDTEYKKLPVEERCVHKLWKARVDGYEEAAKIFRELDDEKSPEWSKFAGLIKKMVVDSNALAQEKGLEAALIFVENSGLAGRTVGDVMTGIVQKCIAAPKTKTKELSVQVALMYVEIEKQDAVVEELIKGMEAKNPKIVSACVAATTLALREFGHKVVGVKPLIKKLAPLMSDRDKAVRDEGKQLAVEIFRWIGAAMKAQISTLPQVTLKELEDEFDKLKGERVEPSRYLKSQQEKQAKIADAAAIEDAYNEEDGEAGVEEIDPMDLLDPVDILSKMPKDFYDKLEEKKWTLRKESLEVLEKLLTDHPKLENGEYGTVVSALKKVITKDSNVVLVAMAGKCLALLAKGLAKRFSNYASACVPSLLEKFKEKKPNVVTALREAIDAIYASTSLEAQQESIVESLANKNPSVKSETALFLARALTRTQPTALNKKLLKLLTTSLVKTLNEPDPTVRDSSAEALGTLMKLMGDKAVTPLLADVDPLKMVKIKECHDKAEIKIKVAGPKKEARPASAPAAKASAPAKTTAGSVDPKPVSRPATTGARKVLKKPTAGSGGGAASAPAASSKAAGKALATERELTPEDLQEKADEILPADILNGLVDSNWKNRLAAVEQLLGEITGFDAKQAGISQILIRTISGRKPGLKEMNFQVLKFKLDIIRSVAENYPLTTTTVDLVVNEITEKLADAKNGATAADVLSAFAEATKLEYIVGKVLSFAFEQKSPKVQSEAFNWVGKSITEFGFQLQPKTLIEDVRKGVQSTNPTVRAAAIQLVGTMSMYMGNALMMFFDSEKPALKSQIQVEFDKNVGEKPPKPVRGVQRSSGGATSSSPDNEDDDGGAAGEEEPINMADLLPRVDIAPQITEALLKEMSDKDWKTRNEGLTKLQAIISEARLIKPSIGDLAPALAHRLVDSNAKIAQTTLAICEQLATAMGAGCRNHVRTLFPGFLHALGDNKSFVRAAALNCINSFGEKGGYKEFFESEMIADALKGGSPALKTELWAWLADKLPGLPPKSVSKEDLHSMVPHLYAHICDRNAEVRKNANEAVLGIMIHLGFDALNRALDKQKPASXKDIYAALEKARPNLPVKPLPKGKQQAPIPEEPKAKTVRGGGAGGAAGVQKSASARAAGGQDKLPAPARKKDEDIDLSPLLTANNSKNQRLLDEQKMKVLKWTFVTPREEFTDLLRDQMMTANVNKALIANMFHDDFRYHLKVIEQLSEDLAGNSKALVCNLDLILKWLTLRFYDTNPSVLIKGLEYLVQVFQMLIDQEYILAENEGSCFVPHLLLKIGDPKDAVRNGVRRVLRQVILVFPYVKVFAYVMEGLKSKNARQRTECLDELSFLIETYGMSIAPQAAVREIARQISDRDNSVRNAALNCIVQVFFLSGEKTYKMIGHLNEKDLSMLDERIKRAKKTKKPTPPASVDMPASGRPTTTQRQDSIEIEDAEVGNGCDELPPPDEEGLQRQLNARGQSNLTERSATNVVAYLNSLTRQATFDQAPSSQLLLLQQQLQQLQQQAQQQKPSGPFGLDSQVISDIEKDWVRVDQMEQKPLLNVDISSLDEPIRVRPTRAGVHYPQEKFDRLISRQHYMQQTLTTSPSSTGGMTSGISPYRSPMRLQHQQVPQQLENNIPNLADVLPKHDPHLIKVIKGVSSTDTLKARASINELGAIIEVPEKQAVMRDYEEIFIQNVLAQFKNLSQIPSAQSVVVYQPLLSILYTFFHANILGKTLSVACIKNLMSALLNLMADPKLAVGDDSQYNKVINGICLKVLDKVDFTNLNCALIRLLRETCPEAKLPKFTDLLMKCIWRNVKMLPERSNELNYDAVIMEVHEFMLALPSTWWQNRPSDTPMRTIKTILHNMAKVKGNAILQHLNQIPTHSELHTYLIRILKNFQKDGSAAVIGASPQRAKEIAAKRISHQTHDTVSQIFKLISDRDTKQQGLQKLYEFKQQHPDIDLSTFLQGSSATFHKYIDEGLAEIERNQNAGSAQAPDNRTDVNHQNSAHDADFWMDRLQYHLSGGGGAGKLASARSADDGSHMLDNKVVDENLCLNGMNSQKASLIKRDKRDMSPNRLQHLQAKLAQIKKENHAQ; encoded by the exons ATGGCCGAGGACACCGAGTACAAGAAGCTGCCGGTGGAGGAGCGATGTGTGCACAAACTATGGAAAGCCCGCGTCGACGGCTATGAGGAGGCCGCTAAGATCTTCCGCGAGCTAGACGACGAGAAGTCGCCGGAGTGGTCCAAGTTTGCGGGCCTCATCAAGAAGATGGTGGTGGACTCCAATGCACTGGCCCAGGAGAAGGGCCTGGAGGCGGCCCTCATCTTTGTGGAGAACAGCGGCCTTGCCGGACGCACTGTAGGCGATGTGATGACCGGCATTGTCCAGAAGTGCATTGCCGCGCCCAAGACAAAGACCAAGGAGCTCTCCGTCCAGGTGGCACTCATGTACGTAGAGATCGAGAAGCAAGATGCCGTCGTCGAGGAACTGATCAAGGGCATGGAGGCCAAGAACCCTAAGATTGTGTCCGCCTGTGTGGCGGCCACTACGCTGGCTCTTCGGGAGTTCGGACACAAAGTGGTCGGCGTAAAACCGCTGATTAAAAAGCTGGCCCCACTGATGTCTGATCGAGATAAAGCGGTCCGAGATGAAGGCAAACAGCTGGCAGTTGAGATCTTCCGCTGGATCGGAGCCGCCATGAAGGCACAGATCTCAACGTTGCCCCAGGTAACGCTCAAAGAGCTGGAGGATGAGTTTGACAAGCTCAAAGGCGAACGCGTCGAGCCTTCCAG ATATCTTAAATCACAGCAAGAAAAGCAGGCAAAAATCGCAGACGCAGCCGCCATCGAAGATGCCTATAATG AAGAGGATGGTGAGGCTGGCGTCGAAGAAATCGACCCCATGGATCTTCTTGATCCCGTAGACATACTCTCCAAGATGCCCAAGGACTTCTATGACAAGCTGGAGGAGAAAAAGTGGACACTGCGCAAGGAATCGCTGGAAGTCCTGGAGAAGTTGCTTACTGACCATCCAAAGCTTGAGAACGGGGAGTACGGAACGGTAGTGAGCGCCCTGAAAAAAGTGATAACCAAGGATTCCAACGTAGTCCTTGTGGCCATGGCCGGAAAATGCCTGGCTCTATTGGCAAAAGGATTGGCAAAGCGATTCTCTAACTACGCATCG GCTTGTGTGCCATCCCTTTTGGAGAAATTTAAGGAGAAGAAACCTAATGTTGTGACAGCCCTTCGAGAGGCAATCGATGCCATCTACGCATCCACTTCACTGGAGGCCCAGCAAGAGTCGATTGTGGAGTCGCTTGCCAACAAGAACCCGAGTGTTAAATCCGAGACGGCCTTGTTCTTGGCCCGTGCCCTGACCCGCACCCAGCCAACCGCTCTAAACAAGAAGCTGCTCAAGCTTCTGACCACCAGTCTGGTGAAAACGCTTAACGAGCCGGATCCAACGGTCCGCGACAGCAGCGCCGAAGCCCTGGGCACTCTCATGAAACTGATGGGTGATAAGGCGGTGACTCCACTGCTAGCCGACGTCGATCCCCTCAAGATGGTCAAGATTAAGGAGTGCCACGATAAGGCGGAGATAAAGATAAAGGTTGCTGGTCCGAAGAAGGAGGCGCGACCTGCATCAGCACCGGCTGCGAAAGCCTCTGCTCCTGCCAAGACCACGGCGGGAAGTGTGGATCCCAAGCCAGTGTCCCGACCGGCCACTACAGGGGCTCGCAAGGTCCTGAAGAAGCCCACGGCAGGCTCAGGGGGTGGAGCTGCATCTGCCCCAGCTGCGAGTTCTAAGGCGGCTGGAAAAGCCCTAGCCACGGAACGTGAATTAACGCCCGAAGATTTGCAGGAAAAGGCCGATGAAATTTTGCCAGCCGACATACTTAACGGATTGGTGGATTCCAACTGGAAGAATCGCCTGGCCGCTGTGGAGCAGCTCCTAGGCGAAATCACCGGCTTCGATGCAAAACAGGCGGGCATCTCACAGATCCTGATCCGAACAATCAGCGGCCGCAAGCCCGGCCTTAAAGAAATGAACTTCCAGGTACTCAAGTTTAAGCTGGACATAATCCGCAGCGTGGCCGAGAACTATCCGCTGACCACGACAACCGTGGATCTGGTGGTCAACGAAATAACCGAAAAGTTAGCTGACGCCAAGAATGGAGCAACTGCCGCTGATGTTCTGTCCGCTTTTGCTGAAGCCACTAAACTGGAATACATCGTTGGCAAAGTGCTGAGCTTTGCCTTCGAGCAAAAGTCACCGAAAGTGCAATCGGAGGCCTTCAATTGGGTGGGCAAATCCATCACAGAGTTCGGCTTCCAACTGCAGCCAAAGACTTTAATCGAGGATGTACGTAAGGGAGTGCAGAGCACCAATCCAACAGTTCGTGCTGCTGCCATCCAACTCGTGGGCACCATGTCCATGTATATGGGCAATGCTCTGATGATGTTCTTCGACAGCGAAAAGCCCGCCCTGAAGTCCCAGATCCAGGTCGAGTTTGACAAGAACGTGGGTGAAAAACCGCCAAAGCCTGTTAGAGGAGTCCAACGTAGCAGCGGCGGAGCAACCAGTAGTTCGCCGGACAATGAGGACGACGATGGTGGAGCAGCCGGAGAGGAGGAGCCAATCAACATGGCTGATCTTCTACCCCGCGTTGACATTGCGCCGCAGATTACGGAGGCCCTGCTCAAGGAAATGTCGGACAAGGATTGGAAGACTCGGAACGAGGGACTGACTAAGCTGCAGGCTATAATATCGGAGGCGCGGCTGATCAAGCCCAGCATCGGAGACTTAGCTCCTGCTCTGGCCCACCGCCTGGTCGACTCCAATGCCAAGATTGCCCAGACGACACTGGCCATTTGCGAGCAGCTTGCCACGGCCATGGGCGCTGGCTGTCGCAACCATGTGCGCACCCTGTTCCCTGGATTCTTACACGCCCTGGGGGATAACAAGAGTTTCGTGCGGGCCGCCGCCCTCAACTGCATCAATAGTTTTGGCGAGAAGGGTGGCTACAAGGAGTTCTTCGAGAGCGAAATGATTGCGGATGCCCTCAAGGGCGGATCACCAGCTCTGAAGACCGAACTGTGGGCTTGGCTGGCAGACAAGCTGCCAGGCCTTCCCCCCAAGTCGGTGTCGAAGGAGGATCTGCATTCAATGGTGCCTCATCTTTACGCCCACATCTGCGACCGAAATGCCGAAGTACGCAAAAACGCCAACGAGGCAGTACTGGGAATCATGATCCACCTCGGATTTGATGCTTTGAATCGAGCCCTGGACAAGCAGAAGCCCGCCT AAAAAGATATATATGCGGCTTTAGAGAAGGCGCGCCCCAATCTCCCGGTAAAACCGCTGCCCAAGGGCAAGCAGCAGGCTCCGATACCGGAGGAGCCGAAGGCAAAGACAGTGCGTGGCGGCGGTGCTGGCGGGGCAGCTGGTGTCCAGAAGAGTGCCTCCGCCAGGGCTGCCGGAGGGCAGGACAAATTGCCGGCACCTGCGCGAAAGAAGGACGAGGATATCGACCTTTCGCCGCTCCTGACTGCTAACAACTCCAAGAACCAGCGACTGCTGGACGAGCAGAAAATGAAGGTGCTCAAATGGACCTTCGTAACACCACGCGAGGAATTTACCGATTTGCTACGCGACCAGATGATGACGGCCAATGTAAACAAGGCGCTGATAGCCAACATGTTCCACGACGATTTTCG CTATCACTTGAAAGTCATCGAGCAGTTAAGCGAAGATCTGGCTGGCAACAGCAAGGCACTGGTGTGCAATCTGGACCTGATCCTCAAATGGCTGACGCTGCGCTTCTATGATACGAACCCTTCTGTGCTGATTAAGGGTCTCGAATATCTGGTGCAGGTCTTCCAGATGCTCATTGACCAGGAATACATTCTGGCCGAAAACGAGGGCAGTTGCTTTGTGCCCCATCTGCTTTTGAAG ATCGGAGATCCCAAGGATGCAGTCCGAAATGGCGTACGTCGCGTCCTGCGGCAAGTTATCTTGGTGTTTCCCTACGTCAAGGTTTTTGCTTATGTGATGGAGGGTCTTAAGTCTAAGAACGCCCGTCAGCGAACCGAGTGCCTGGACGAACTATCCTTTCTGATTGAGACCTACGGCATGAGCATCGCCCCCCAGGCGGCAGTCCGGGAGATTGCCCGCCAGATCTCCGACCGAGATAATTCTGTGCGCAACGCAGCTCTCAACTGCATCGTGCAGGTGTTCTTCTTGTCCGGCGAGAAGACTTACAAGATGATTGGCCATCTCAACGAGAAGGATCTGTCCATGCTCGACGAGCGCATCAAACGGGCCAAGAAGACGAAGAAGCCAACGCCTCCGGCCTCTGTCGATATGCCCGCCAGCGGCAGGCCCACCACAACTCAGCGACAAGACAGCATCGAGATCGAAGATGCAGAGGTGGGCAACGGTTGCGACGAGCTGCCGCCACCCGACGAGGAGGG TTTGCAGCGGCAGTTAAATGCGCGTGGGCAGAGCAACCTGACGGAGCGGAGTGCCACCAATGTGGTTGCCTACTTGAACTCCCTGACTCGACAGGC AACCTTTGACCAGGCGCCATCGTCGCAGCTGCTTCTACTTCAGCAGCAATTGcaacagctgcagcagcaggcccAGCAACAGAAGCCAAGCGGTCCCTTCGGCCTAGACTCGCAGGTAATAAGCGACATCGAAAAAGACTGGGTCCGCGTGGACCAAATGGAACAGAAGCCACTGCTGAATGTGGACATCTCGTCGCTGGACGAGCCCATTAGGGTGAGGCCGACTCGCGCCGGTGTTCACTATCCACAGGAGAAGTTCGATCGCCTGATTTCGCGGCAGCACTACATGCAGCAGACCCTGACCACGTCTCCGTCGTCCACCGGCGGCATGACAAGTGGCATCTCGCCCTACCGCAGTCCCATGCGTCTGCAGCACCAGCAGGTGCCCCAGCAACTGGAGAATAACATACCAAA CTTGGCCGATGTTCTGCCCAAGCACGATCCGCACCTGATCAAGGTGATTAAGGGGGTTAGCAGCACGGACACGCTGAAGGCTCGCGCCTCTATTAACGAGCTGGGCGCCATCATCGAGGTTCCCGAGAAGCAGGCCGTGATGCGTGACTACGAGGAAATATTTATTCAGAATGTGCTGGCACAGTTCAAG AATCTCTCACAGATACCATCGGCTCAATCCGTGGTCGTATACCAGCCGCTACTATCCATTCTGTATACATTTTTCCATGCCAACATTCTGGGCAAAACGCTGAGCGTGGCCTGCATTAAAAATCTTATGTCGGCGCTGCTAAACCTGATGGCCGATCCCAAGTTGGCCGTGGGCGATGACAGTCAGTATAATAAGGTTATAAATGGCATTTGCCTCAAAGTGTTGGATAAGGTcgattttacaaatttaaactg TGCTTTGATACGTCTGCTGCGCGAGACTTGCCCTGAGGCCAAGCTACCCAAGTTCACAGATCTGCTGATGAAGTGCATCTGGCGAAACGTTAAGATGTTGCCAGAGCGCAGCAACGAGCTGAACTACGACGCCGTCATTATGGAGGTGCACGAGTTTATGCTGGCCTTGCCCAGTACCTGGTGGCAGAATCGACCGTCGGACACTCCGATGCGAACGATCAAGACCATTCTGCACAACATGGCAAAGGTTAAGGGTAACGCCATTCTGCAGCACCTCAACCAGATTCCCACACACTCGGAGCTGCACACGTATTTAATACGCATCCTCAAG AATTTCCAGAAGGATGGCTCTGCAGCAGTAATTGGAGCATCGCCCCAGAGAGCCAAGGAGATTGCCGCCAAGCGTATTTCGCACCAAACCCACGACACAGTATCGCAGATCTTTAAGCTTATCTCGGATAGGGATACCAAGCAGCAAGGTCTGCAAAAGCTTTACGAGTTTAAG caacaacacccAGATATTGATCTGAGCACCTTCCTCCAGGGCTCAAGTGCCACTTTCCACAAGTACATCGACGAGGGTCTGGCCGAGATCGAGCGCAACCAGAACGCCGGCTCTGCACAGGCGCCGGACAATCGCACGG ATGTCAACCACCAGAACAGCGCGCATGATGCCGATTTCTGGATGGACCGCCTGCAGTATCACTTGTCCGGCGGAGGCGGGGCCGGCAAACTGGCCTCCGCCCGTTCAGCAGACGATGGATCTCACATGCTGGACAACAAGGTGGTGGACGAGAATCTCTGCCTGAACGGCATGAACTCACAGAAGGCGTCGCTTATCAAGCGAGAT AAGCGGGACATGTCGCCTAATCGCTTGCAGCATCTCCAGGCAAAGCTAGCCCAGATCAAGAAGGAGAATCATGCCCAATAA